In the genome of Mucilaginibacter sp. 14171R-50, the window GCCAAATGATCTTAAACACTTTAAGCAGATAACATCAGGCCGCACCATTATCATGGGGCGCAAAACGTATGAGTCGGTTGGTAAGCCGCTGCCCAACCGCCGCAATATTGTAGTTACCCGGCAGGATATACAAATACCCGGTTGCGAGGTGGTAAAATCAATTGACGAAGGGTTTAGCCTTTGCGCGCATGAGGATGAAGTTTTTATTGGAGGTGGCGCCGAGATATACCGGCAGGCGATGGATAAAACCGACCGGATATATTTGACCATTATCCACAAGGATTTTGAGGCCGATACGTTTTTCCCAGAGATCGATTACCTGAAATGGGACGAGGTAAGCCGCGTTTACAACGAACCGGATGATAAAAATCCGCTGCCGTACTCATTTATCACACTTAACCGCCGCTAACAAAAACACAGATTATTTTGTTTCAATTAAAAATTTCATGCTTGTGAAATTTTATTAGATTTGCCGTCTTATTTAAAAAGCTTATAAACTAATTAATTACATATTTAATTCGCGATGCAAGGTAAAGGGGTTATTAAATTTTTCGCCATTCTGCTGGCTGTGGTGTGCTTATACCAGTTTTCGTTCACATGGGTGGCCCACAAAGTTGAGCAAGATGCTAAGGCGTATGCTAAAGGCGATCCTGAAAAGGAGAAGGCTTATCTTGATTCTGTTTCCACATTACCGGTTTACCCGGTACTTAACCACACCTACCAATATTGCGTAGAACGGGAACTTGCCCTGGGCCTGGATCTAAAAGGTGGCATGAACGTTACCATGCAGATCTCGCTGCGCGAGCTGGTAACATCCTTAGCAAACAACAATACCGATCCGGCTTTTAACCAGGCACTGGCCAACGCGCAGGCACGCAGCATTACCGAACAAAAGGATTATATAACACTTTTTGTTGACGAGTACGAAAAACTGGCGCCA includes:
- a CDS encoding dihydrofolate reductase codes for the protein MTISIIVAIAQNYAIGKNNQLLWHMPNDLKHFKQITSGRTIIMGRKTYESVGKPLPNRRNIVVTRQDIQIPGCEVVKSIDEGFSLCAHEDEVFIGGGAEIYRQAMDKTDRIYLTIIHKDFEADTFFPEIDYLKWDEVSRVYNEPDDKNPLPYSFITLNRR